The Nicotiana sylvestris chromosome 6, ASM39365v2, whole genome shotgun sequence genomic sequence CAGCTATATAGAtagaaagaaacaagagatgagCAAACACAATCATATAGAGGTGATGTAAGTAGGCTAAAGATTCAGTAGAACATGttcgaagcatggtgaccacGAGAGATTAACAAGAATTAGGTAAataggctaacacacagaaccaaagcaaAGAAAAATCATGCTGACACACAGAACCAgggcaaagaaaatcatgctaacacacggaACCAAGAtgaagaaaatcatgctaacacacagaaacaaaataaagaaaatcatgctaacacatataatcaaagcaaagaaaatctttaaaaattagggcttttaacagagATGAATTAAAAAGCAGCAGGAACATAGAATCGGTTAAAATAAGCAAGGAAAAAAGGTTTAATCATGAGGAAATCGGTAGGAACAGGTGTAGAAAGAAATCcgagaaaaccctagtttttttTAAAGAAGGTTAAATGGTTTAAAAAtgaggatctttcagaagaagttCAAAAATAGgcaaatcatagaaggaaacaggctttaatcatgaaaataacacagatctgagagatccagaagagagttagggtttcaaaaggaaacccaaatggaaatcgaaagaacctgttgcaaacttcaccgatcgtgacatataaggtgtgattttgcccaaaatcataCCGGAGAAGCCATAAGTAATAGAAATagaaaccctaggtccaaatcgtCATGGACCAGGGtccttgagggccttagagatgatgagccgGGCAATGAGAGACCTATTCGAGGCTTGGGTTGAAAGGGTGGtcaccggagatgaccggagaaggaggtgATTGACGGAgcttagggttaggttgagagagaagagaggagatcaAAGAATTTGAGGGCGGCAAAATTagagaaatgatttagggttTGGGGTCTCtcagaattaaaaaggaaaggtcgTATATGGActgttgatctgggagatcaatggCCAAGATTCAATCGGGTAGGTGGGTTCCGAGTTTAGGTAAGGGTTAATAGGGTCTGTGTAGGGTTTTTTAATTAGAATATTGGGCTGGGAATTGGTCCGATTttggctacaattgaaagccaaatttgactataatttaaatagccaattttcacctatttaatttatagaaaTAATAGGTAATTTATGAAAAACAATTTAATGtgccaaaataatttaaaatacataattatcattttaaaaatataggaaccaattttatgtataaaatattattataccttaaaatgggctaacattgcaattatatggaatttagctttaaaatactaaatgtaattataaaaatgaataaaaattatactagctatattttggcataagtatagaaattaaataaattagtcatcaaaaaataattttgtaaataattattgggtattttatggataaaaggaaagaaactaaatcaatttaaacccttaaaattgtggaaaaaataataaaaactttgtgcatgcttatatatgcatatatatgctatttggaaggtatttatgcatatttaaaatatataagggaaaattgggtatcaacagctgcccctctttaccctagaaagatgaaagagttttcgggtaaagaaatgatggtcaattttgaccggatgggatgttttgaaagatagaggccgagCTCTGGTTTCCgagttgcctatatatccttgatttttacaggaatcaggccatgtataGTTCTGGATTTAcctgcggaatatgccgatgaaattattgtaAGAACGGACACAAGATGTGGAAGTGGTTACAATCGGGATAGTCatagggaactggagcgagatcgctcctgctaggatagtggttgcttattgactacctgcagataaaagatgctacaaatgtatttgcaaaaatttaaacatgatgcaaattccctttggaccatgaaggttgtcttcggacggttaaagatgacgtccttagaccatgaagTCCGGGGCCATGAGTTGTTTAAtgagggattcacaggccatgaaataatgttctcgagccatgaaaatggtgcctccaaaccatgacgcctttgaataatgatatgtatATTTGAGAGATCCTCATGCCATGGCATGATGtgttccggctatgaggatggtgcctttagactatgatgccttgggacagattggcgatatttcagcccatgatatgcaataatatgatgtaacaagacaaggcttagtcttgtgaggttgagggcaaagcttagcccgaaagaggagcaaatagatagtgccGGAGAGACAACGCTTAGTCTCGGTGAAAGAATGTAAATTGGAGGCAGAgtttagcctcatgtaggtatggagacagatcttagtctcatgcaaatgaaggcatagattagccttatgcaaatatggagtccaggattagactcatacaggGAGAAGAcattgcttagccttatgcaaatatggaggtagagcttaacctcatgcaagatgcgggacagggcttagtcccatgaaaattgaagacaatgcttagccttatgcggaTATGGATtcggcttagcctcatacaagattcAGTACAgggcttagtcctatgcaaatggaaggaaatgcttagccttatgcagatatggagtcatggcttagactcatgcaagatgggagacagagcttagtctcatgcaaatgtggagtcagagattaaactcatgcaaatatggagtcaaacattagactcatgcaaatgtgaagtcagagattagactcatgcaaatgtggagtcaaggattagactcatacaaagaGAAAATAACAGATAAGGGTAGAGTGTATCTTAGCTAGGATATGTTCAGCATCTAACAGccggatggatggtgaatttgctttgtgtacgAATGCTAtcgtcaaatgtgcctgcgttcaaagaaaaatcgtaagtttcatgaggggaggttggttatTGCTTCATCTgccggccttgctttgctccgttctggaAGCCCTCTTTCGAGTTTCCCTAGGTAGCACCTGACTGttataaaaaatagaattttcaaaaaatatgaattcattgataaaataggattgttttggaagcgtattgatatatcaagtaacttttgatgaactagtgactgtgacacatttcaaaggcatggaagctctcttatgttggaattttgagggtcctcctcaaaattctgccccagtttggtagataaTTTTTTTGTTTGCGGATGGCGGACCTCGCTGAATCttctgagaatccttctcaaaagttTGCCCTAGTTCTTGACTGATTACTAACTTCCTGGAATGTGATGGCGCTGACTGGACAtgctccaaaattttgagaaccttactcaaaattctgccccagtttctgattctGGGGAAAACTGAAAATTTATtgtgatatgaccgaacccataaggctgcctacgtatcccctcttaaatgggaattaggtcaagcgtagttcgattacatcagaaaagaaatgtgaaataattttaagcatagtatctctagactgtatctgaattgattggtttcggccagatttctccatccatctctgcaagtatgagtgcttctCCTGTTAGTACTCTATGAACCATATacagaccttgccagttgggagaaaatttccctttggcttcatcttggtgtggcaaaatcttcttcaataccagttgtcctggtgcgaactgtcttggtttgacccttttgttgaaggctctggccattctgttctgataaattTGGCCATGACATATTGCATTCATCCtatttccatcgataagggccgattgttcatagcgacttctTACCCATTCTATATCGCTAAGCTCAGCTTCATGTATGACTCTTAAAAAAGGAATCTCTACCTTGGATGGGATGACAGCcttggtaccataaaccagcatgtagggggttgccccgattGACGTGCAAACTGTGGTACGGtaccctaacagagcaaagggtaacttctcatgccattgcttgtgattctctaccattttccttagtatcttcttaatgttcttgttggcaacttctacggctccgttcatctgaggtctgtaggcagtggaattcttgtgcttgattttgaaggtttcacatatagctttcatcagatcattGTTGAGGTTGACGGcattgtcagtaataatggactcaggaactccgaatcggcacacaatacgatccttgacaaaatctgcaacgactttcttggttacagctttgtaagatacagcttctacccatttcgtgaagtaatcaatggctaccagaataaaccggttttcgtttgaagcagtgggctcaatcgagccaataacatccattccccaggtggcgaatggccaaggtaagcttgttgtattgagctcatttggcggcacttttatcatgttcggcatgcacttgacattgaaagcatttgcggacatactgaatacaattcgtctccatggtcatccaaaagaaacctgccctgagtatcttcttggccagaacGAAATCATTCATATGTGGGCCACatgtcccagcatgcacatcctcaagtagcttagaagcttcctttgcatcgacacaccttagtaaacccaaattcGGAGTTCTTCTTTACAAGTtccctccactgaggaagaatttATTTGACAATCTTCGGAGCGTGCGTTTCtgaatgtgatttgcatgctctgggtattctcctttcgataagtactccttgatgtcatggaaccaaggctttccatcggcttcttcctcgacatgagaacaatatgtcggctgattatggatcatcaccggaatgggatcaatatagttctttTTTGGATGTTGTATtattgatgacaaagtggctaatgcgtCGGCGAATTCATTCTGAATTCTGTGCATATGTCagaactctatcttcgtgaacctcctttttaattcctacATGTGGTgaaaatatggcaatatcttgaaattcttggtggcccactctccttgtacctggtgcacaagaaaATTTGAGTCACCGatcaccagcaactcctgaatgttcatgtcgactgccatgttgagccctagtatctaggcttcatattccgccatgttgttggtgcagggaaatctgagttttagcagataccagataatgctgacccattttttataccaaaactgctccaatgcctactcctttgaaatttatggctccgtcaaagaacatcctccaaccgtcatattcTTCCGTAATGTCTTCTCCCACGAATGATatttcttcattaggaaaattcattttcaaaggttcgtattctcctcctgcTGGATTCTCAGTGAGGTGATCTGCTAATActtgtcccttgactgcctttgagttacatagacgatgtcgaacttactcagtagtatctgccatttagccagtttcccagtaggcatgggcttctgaaatatgtactttagaggatccatcctggatattaTGTATGtggtgtaagcacagaagtaatgcctcaacttctgggttgtccaggtcaaatcacaacaagtgcgttcaagcagagaattctgtgcttcataaggtgtgaatttcttgctcaggtagtatatggcctgctcctttcttcccgtctCATCATGTtatcccaaaacacatctgaaggctccgtctaacacggatagataaagtagcaatgatcgtcctggttctggcgggaccagaactggcggtgtggacaggtatttcttgatcttgtcaaaagctttctgacaatcttcagtccaacttgtctcggcatatttcctcagcatcttgaagatgggttcacatattactgtggattGTACTATGAAtaggctgatgtagttgagctatcctaggaagctcatcacgtcctttttgcttttaggtgGCGGTAACTCCTGGATATCTTTGACTTTAGTCagatctagctcgatccctcaGCGACTgataatgaatcccaataactttcctgcaggaaccccaaatgcacactttgtggggttcaacttcaaattgtacctcttgagcctgtcgaagaattttctcaagtctgcAATGTGATCCGCAgacctcttggatttgataataacgtcgttcacatatacctctatttctttgtgtatcatatcatggaagatggttgtcatggccctcatgtaagtagcctcAGTATTCtgtagaccgaatggcatcatcttgtagtagtATACACCCCAAGGCATAATAAAAGCTATATTCTCGGCATCTTcgtcatccatccatatctggtgataacctgcgaagcaatctacaaaggattggagttcatgcttggcgcagttatcgatcaggatatgtatatttggcagtgggaagtcgtctttgggacttactctatttaaatcccgataatcaatacatactcagaccttcccgtctttcttcgaAACTGGCAAAATGTTAGCTGACCATGtcgggtactcaaccaccctgagaaccttggctttgatctgcttggtaacttcctccttgattgtcagactcatgtctggtttgaattttctgagtttctgcttgactagcgggcacatgggattggtaggcaacttgtgagctactatagatgtgctcaaaccgttcatatcgtcatatgaccatgcaaagatatcctcatattcctttagaaaatggatgtattcttccttctctgttggtgacaagtgaatgctgatgcgggtctctttgatggtctcggcgtctcccaaatttactgcttctgtttcgtctaagttggatttaggcttgttctcaatattctcaacttccctgacaatttcctcgggtatctcatcttttTCCTCTGATTCACTatcctcatgttgcgttgcctcattacatgtcacagtcactagttcatcaggaaaagtaataataacactatagaaaggaaaagtataaaaaatagtaatgaataatgataaaggataAATACATATGATTAAAACTAAGAAAATTGTTAAAACAAAGCTTGGCTCAGTGGATCGAGAATTTATTTTAAACAgagaaatcttaaaacaaaatttctaaaaaatttaaatgcctaaaatagctaa encodes the following:
- the LOC138871168 gene encoding uncharacterized protein, which gives rise to MVENHKQWHEKLPFALLGYRTTVCTSIGATPYMLVYGTKAVIPSKVEIPFLRVIHEAELSDIEWVRSRYEQSALIDGNRMNAICHGQIYQNRMARAFNKRVKPRQFAPGQLVLKKILPHQDEAKGKFSPNWQGLYMVHRVLTGEALILAEMDGEIWPKPINSDTV